Sequence from the Brachionichthys hirsutus isolate HB-005 chromosome 21, CSIRO-AGI_Bhir_v1, whole genome shotgun sequence genome:
atagttaatccaTATGCTGtcatgaattgaattgaatcaagAAGATATATGCCtgattacatttacacaatcaATACTTCataccttctctccagtctctCTTTCACCTTCTTTCTCTTGCCGTCGTCGGCCTGCCTTTCTTTCTCTGACTTTCTTCGGCTTTTTCTTCTTCGCaaagcattttttaaaaacacagaagacGCAGCACGCCACCAGAACCAGCGTTAGAACAACGATAGCTCCTATGGCCCACGTGGGAACTGTGAAATAAGAAGAGGGGAGTTCACGCATCAGTATCAGGAAGAATGGGACCATGTCCTGTGTAATGTCccgagacaaaaacacaaaaaaaatacgACAAAACAAACTAATACATTTCAGAGTCTCATCAGAttccaaataataataataataataatagcaacatgtgtaatgcacaatgtaatttaaataatacatcACATTTGGTGATTCTTATTCCTGATGATTGGATGCTTTTACTTTAAAGCCTGTTCTTTCAAACTCTTGTTTATCTGCAGACAGTTTGCTGAGCCTCGACGTGTTTTGTCAGCAACACCCTTCACCACAATCTGATAATGACAGACTCCCAGCTGGGAGTGTCCCTGAAGTGCAGCTAATCATTAAGGGCCCTGCGTGACACATCTTAACTGCACTCCTTAACTGAATGGAAAACCAGTCTGTCGCACTTTATCCGCTTCCAGGTTTTTCTGGAAGCGGAAGCATGAGCACAGAAGATAGTAAAGTAAAAGTATATAAAAACCCATTAAAATGAGATAgtatccttttttcttttttcttttaaagggGCCTACTTGACAGATGATCCAGTTCGTTCATGAACTTCTCCTTCATGTGTTTGTAGTCATGGCCAGGGTGATGCTCTGAATGGGAGGGCTCATGATGTTCTGTATGGGAGTGCTCATGATGACCCGGCTCCGTTGCttcctctggttctggttctggttctgcttccGATCGCTCCGCAGTCCTCCGGACCCGGACCCCGGCACCGGTCAACCTCATTACAGCTGTCAAAAAGATCAGAACGTTCATGGACTGCGGTTCGGTGCAGGAGTGCAGCACATCCAGCCAGATGCCCTGCATGGCTGACCCTAATCCCTGCAATGCTCTCATCTGCCCGCCCCATCACTCATGTTTTCATCGCGTCACAGCCCCATTTTTCTCTACTCGGTGTCACCGCACGTAACTGGACTTAACTCTGACGCTACAATGTTAATCCAACATCCCAGATCcttaaaagctttaaaaaaagtcAGGTCTCCTCCCGCCTTGGGagtttaaaacacaaaacagtttaTTAAGGTATTTCCAAGTGAATCCAGTGTATTGAGGGTATCTATGATATTTGCAATGTCTATTCATATTTATCCATGTACtagttaatattaatatttccaGATTATAATTGACTTGACAAATATGATGGGAATTAGAAGTGTGTCGAATGCAGGTATCACTTTCCTAAGGATTCTGAATAGAATGTTTTAGTCATGTTTATAAGTAAACCTTTAAATCATCCTCTCACACACTGtctacattatactgtatatatatatatatatatacatgtgtgtgttttcttactGGATTAGAGCAAATAAGGAGACATCATccaaacaacaaaatgtttcaAATCTGGCGTATATTTTTCTTACCTGCTGGTAGGACCCTATAATTCCTCTGACCTGAGAGCTTTGGAGCCGCTTGTGCCTTCCTTGTTTTCCCTTTGGGTCTGCTGGATGTCTCACAACGCCATCATTCCTTCTGTACGCTGCTGACTGACTGGCAGGCTCCCGGGAACACTGTGCATCAAAGCTAACGCGCTGGCAAATCGCTCCAGCAGTGGCTGTGACTTAATCCTGCCCAGCCCTCCTTTCAATATTAGAATGACGACAACACATCTGTTGCACCAAGCCTCTGACCGCAGAGACAGAAAACACCATCAACAACTCCAACGTTAAACATGTAATGCATATTGAAGAATTGGACTGCTCcttctgtcgggggggggggtcgttcatTAGACATTAGAATGAAGCGATTGTAGAGCATCCTGCTTCACTAATCCCCTCAGTCTACCAGCAGTAATCACTGAGTGGATACTGCATCCTTCGGTTTACCAATTTACAAAAAAATCCCACAGCAGTACTGACAGCAGTGAGAGCCTTAATCCGCAGACATGCTGCCACGTGACTCAATTCGAAAATGAAACTGCAGATAGAAACAACAGGGCGCAAAAAACATTAGCGCGGCTGCGCTCATGCAAGACTGTGGGAATCCTGATTCCATAATTGGCGTCTCTCGATCAAAGAAGTTATTTTCATCCCAACTGTTCAGCCCTTCATGTTGTGAGTGTGCGACAACACTGTGACGAGCCTGCGTGTAAAGGGCGTCAGCCCGGTTGTGGTCCCCTCAGGAGACACTTCTACATCTGCGTCTTATCTTTTCAGAAACGTGTAATTTTCCACGTATATCTGCACGGCCAGTTTTAGCCACAAGCTGCCTGTTAGCACAACGCATTGTACCACAGATACTTTACAGGGTTCCGTGTGTCCAGACATGACCGACGGAAAAGCACAGCGATGAGACGTTTCTGAACAACTGGAACCCTTTACCTGCCTgtttaataacaacaacaacaagatggCAGCACAGAGCAagtttattcatctttttttttttaaaagatattACAAAGCTTTGATTTTAAAGACTCTTAATGGTACAGTGTTAAACGTCCATTCGTTcactgtagatgagatgatcgtcTCGCCGACAGCCGCTTTTATGCTTTGCAGGttacgggagttgctggagcctatcccagctttctATGGGCAATAGGCGGGGTACACCTAGGACATGTCGCCAGGAAATCTCAGGCCCACACACTGAGGActatttggagtaatcaattcacctaaatttcatgtttttggaggtggcaggaaaccggagaacccggggagaacatgcaaacgccacacagataggatttgaatccagtgcctttttttttagtgcCAACCACTATCTGTATAAAATGTAACGTTTGACACGACTGTAAATAACAAAACTGcatcttttaaatgtaaaaaatgcagtttttagcACCATAATAATGAGGTTGGGGTTCTAAAGGAAGATCGAGGTACTGAGATTGTCTTCTTTCGCTTTTTACCactgataaataaacagagtTTTTGACCAATAGCTACCTGCATTTGCAATTTTCACTGAGACAGTGAACAGTGCGCGGAACCGTTGCCCTCTTGGCACCACGCATCTTTGAAATATATAGCTTATTGACCTGACATAATGACCCTTACAGAGAGTGTTTATCAAACAGATATTCTCCCATAGCACCGTGCGTCTCAGACGAGGCGAGACGGGTCAGGCTGCCGATGTAATCGCCCATCTTCTTAATGATGTCATGGCTGTCGGCGAGGAAGTGCTGCTCGAGGAAGTCACACAGCTacgacagaaaaacaaaacatctgtaagacttattaaaaacattattacacaggcgggcagcacggtggcacagtgggaaGCCTCACAGTGCCTCACAGCAGGGGAATATTACACAGGGTTGGTAATTGGGAGATAATGTAAGTCGACTTAGTTCTTATTTTATAGACTTTCCACTTTTCAAATCCTCCCGACTcaaattgtatttaatgtaaACTAAAATTACATCAAAAATCATTTACTGTCTTGACGCTAAACAGCAATCTTAGCACAAGCGACATCCGACAGAGGCAGACTTACATGAGGATCAGCGTTGCTGCTGGCTCTGCCGTGCACATCTAGGAAACACGAGTTGAGGGACTTCTGGTAGTTCAGTGAAAAGGACAACGCATCCAAAGCTCCTCTCCAGTCCTCCCTGGTTGGTTTCTAGAGCACAAGCCACAATTCATTTAGGAACATTACCAAGAGAAGCATCAAGGGGAAAAAGGACTTACGGTAATAGTCTGAAGCAGAACCCGGCCTCCTCTCCCGTTCTGATACTCCAGAAGCCTCTCGGCCTGTTCTCGCTCTTTCACGGAGCGCTCCAAGAAGAAACTAGAGAACTTCGGCAAAGCGACGTCGTCCCTGTCAAAATACATTCCCTGGACGGATGACAAGGAACAGTTCATGAGGATTTCAGTAAAAACAAGATTCCTGCAGGATTATTTAGACCGATGACAGCACACAGCAGGAATACCAGAGAAAGGAAGGTGTACGATGCGCTGAGCTTGATGTTGATCAGTTTGTTGACGTCTACTTCAGTCTCCGGGTGGAGGTTTTGTCTTACAACAGACTGCATTTCTGAAAAGAACAGGAAAGCATGATGAAGAGTACACAAACCACCGGTTTACAGGTTCGAGTCAATAAAGTGGGTTGTAGCTTTCAGAGCTAAATATTGTTCGTGAGCGTTACATGGTTGAagatcgattattagcgtccaTTAATACTGAATAAAGTTAATAACGGCCTTTCCTTCAAAAGACACAATCTAAAAAAACAAGTCGTCTTCAGCTGCAtcgagctaatgttagcatcagCACAGATGGGCAGCAAACAGATAAATACAGCTACGCCAACAAAGCCGGAGTTAAAAAAGTGTTATTAcagcaaaattatttttatgttcCTTACTCCGTCCGCCACTGTAACGACACTGCACGCTTCCAGGAGAGAGCTCGCCTTTATCTCCTGCGAACAGAGACACAGCGACCCTCCtcc
This genomic interval carries:
- the zgc:56095 gene encoding ferritin, lower subunit-like isoform X2, yielding MQSVVRQNLHPETEVDVNKLINIKLSASYTFLSLGMYFDRDDVALPKFSSFFLERSVKEREQAERLLEYQNGRGGRVLLQTITKPTREDWRGALDALSFSLNYQKSLNSCFLDVHGRASSNADPHLCDFLEQHFLADSHDIIKKMGDYIGSLTRLASSETHGAMGEYLFDKHSL
- the zgc:56095 gene encoding ferritin, lower subunit-like isoform X1, yielding MKNVPDKVKITQEEMQSVVRQNLHPETEVDVNKLINIKLSASYTFLSLGMYFDRDDVALPKFSSFFLERSVKEREQAERLLEYQNGRGGRVLLQTITKPTREDWRGALDALSFSLNYQKSLNSCFLDVHGRASSNADPHLCDFLEQHFLADSHDIIKKMGDYIGSLTRLASSETHGAMGEYLFDKHSL